One region of Thiorhodovibrio frisius genomic DNA includes:
- a CDS encoding nickel-dependent hydrogenase large subunit: MDDPAGRLRIALNWDSERWRVDIRSSRPLAASRVFSGKPVAEVARQIPLLYSLCATAQSQAFTAAAESILNLAPDASTRLCRQQLLHAELIKEHLWRLLLDWPPLLGLTREDALMARVMAAWQGLRSQLRVTGEPFIPSARIDRPTASANESALSALIALGEQASLGTTAADWLAACDSLEQWRRFADSAQTPAAAMARALHEQELETLGQTRTAFLTQPDLSAIEQQLSGALGSTSTDAFIAAPSIKGRCYETTPLARMAGEPLIASLMQTHGNGLLTRFAALLVELAQALAEASAVSNHAPPIQSLHPRSDTSLAAVQAARGLLVHRLVLRDGRVERHQVLAPTEWNFHPQGVLNQALSRLPPGGKAADRTEIERLADLLVTAIDPCVDYSISLEA; this comes from the coding sequence ATGGATGATCCGGCCGGACGATTGCGCATTGCCCTGAACTGGGATAGCGAGCGCTGGCGGGTGGACATCCGCTCCTCGCGCCCGCTGGCTGCCTCGCGGGTGTTTTCCGGCAAGCCTGTCGCCGAGGTGGCACGCCAGATTCCGCTACTCTACAGCCTGTGTGCTACCGCCCAGTCCCAGGCGTTTACCGCCGCTGCCGAGTCCATTCTAAACCTAGCACCCGACGCATCGACCCGGCTCTGCCGTCAGCAACTGTTGCACGCGGAGCTGATCAAGGAGCATCTTTGGCGTCTATTGCTCGACTGGCCGCCTCTGCTCGGCCTAACGCGCGAGGATGCTCTGATGGCCCGCGTCATGGCCGCCTGGCAAGGGCTGCGATCCCAGCTGCGCGTGACGGGTGAGCCCTTCATCCCCAGCGCGCGCATCGATCGTCCAACTGCATCAGCCAACGAGTCCGCCTTGAGCGCGCTGATCGCACTTGGCGAACAGGCCAGCCTGGGAACAACTGCCGCCGACTGGCTAGCCGCTTGCGACAGCCTTGAGCAGTGGCGACGCTTCGCAGACAGCGCTCAAACACCAGCCGCCGCAATGGCGCGTGCCCTGCATGAGCAAGAATTGGAAACACTCGGCCAGACCCGGACTGCCTTTCTTACCCAGCCCGACCTGAGCGCCATTGAACAGCAGCTAAGCGGCGCCTTGGGCAGTACCAGCACTGATGCCTTCATCGCAGCTCCGAGCATCAAGGGACGCTGTTATGAGACCACGCCGCTCGCACGCATGGCTGGGGAACCCCTGATCGCCAGCTTGATGCAAACGCATGGCAACGGCCTGCTGACCCGTTTCGCCGCGCTGCTGGTGGAACTCGCGCAAGCCCTGGCCGAGGCGAGCGCGGTCAGCAACCATGCGCCACCCATCCAGAGTCTGCATCCCCGATCAGACACCAGCCTCGCCGCCGTCCAGGCTGCACGCGGCCTGCTGGTGCATCGACTGGTCTTGCGAGATGGCCGCGTCGAGCGCCATCAGGTGCTGGCACCGACTGAATGGAACTTTCATCCGCAAGGGGTGCTGAATCAGGCTTTAAGCAGGCTACCGCCAGGTGGAAAAGCAGCTGATCGGACCGAGATTGAGCGGCTAGCTGACCTGCTAGTCACTGCCATTGACCCCTGTGTCGAC
- a CDS encoding DUF4139 domain-containing protein: MQASAKPRAFWPLFTTALTLLLAEAAMANPPEADQATDQTNNRLPEVRTTLADQTAVAVTIYNSDLALIKDQRQISLPAGRLDLAFRDVSARIKPQTALLRVPEGDQTPAPRVIEQNFDFDLLTPGKLLEKYVGREVGLIRTHPTTGEETEETATVLAANDGVVLKLGDRIETGSPGSLGYRIVYRDIPANLRDRPTLVMRLDNQATQPQALELSYLTGGLSWQADYVGELSSDETKLDLTGWVTLENRSGTSYSNARLQLVAGDVNRAPDPPSMFDGMAERRMMAAAAPPMEEEALFEYHLYSLAEPTTIADNQSKQVSLLAASGAKVRKELVIQGGAGSYQRALGDLAQDLDVQVFLELTNDEASNLGMPLPAGTLRVYKRDSAGNAQFIGEDRIDHTPKNETFKVLLGQSFDVTASRKQTEFTKRSGSGPWQYEFDSAFEILVKNAKSEPATVTLQESLPGDWKILEESAPHQKGNAHTAVWTLDVPAEGSTTLTYRVRVRL, from the coding sequence ATGCAAGCAAGCGCCAAACCACGGGCCTTCTGGCCGCTATTCACCACTGCTCTGACATTGTTGCTCGCGGAGGCGGCCATGGCCAACCCACCCGAAGCCGATCAGGCCACTGATCAAACCAATAACAGATTACCCGAAGTCCGCACCACCCTGGCCGACCAGACTGCGGTCGCGGTGACCATCTACAACAGCGATCTGGCATTGATCAAAGACCAACGCCAGATCAGCCTGCCAGCTGGGCGACTGGATCTGGCCTTTCGTGATGTCAGCGCGCGCATCAAGCCACAGACCGCCCTGCTGCGCGTGCCCGAGGGCGATCAGACCCCGGCACCACGGGTCATCGAGCAGAATTTTGACTTCGATCTGCTCACCCCCGGCAAGCTGCTGGAAAAATACGTCGGCCGCGAGGTTGGACTTATCCGTACCCATCCGACCACGGGTGAAGAGACCGAAGAAACCGCCACCGTGCTGGCCGCGAACGACGGCGTGGTGCTGAAACTTGGCGACCGTATCGAGACTGGCAGCCCCGGCAGTCTGGGCTACCGCATTGTCTATCGCGACATTCCCGCCAACCTGCGCGACCGCCCTACCTTGGTGATGCGACTGGATAACCAGGCGACACAGCCGCAGGCACTGGAACTCAGCTACCTGACCGGGGGCCTGAGCTGGCAGGCCGATTATGTCGGCGAGCTGAGCAGCGACGAGACCAAGCTCGACCTGACCGGCTGGGTGACGCTCGAGAACCGCAGCGGCACCAGCTACAGCAACGCCCGGCTGCAACTGGTCGCTGGCGATGTGAACCGCGCGCCCGATCCCCCGAGCATGTTTGACGGCATGGCCGAGCGTCGCATGATGGCCGCTGCCGCGCCGCCGATGGAGGAAGAGGCCCTGTTTGAGTACCACCTCTACAGCCTGGCCGAGCCGACCACCATTGCTGATAATCAGTCCAAGCAGGTCAGTCTGCTTGCCGCCTCTGGTGCCAAGGTGCGCAAGGAGTTGGTGATTCAGGGCGGCGCCGGCAGTTATCAGCGCGCGCTCGGCGACCTGGCGCAGGATCTGGACGTGCAGGTGTTCCTTGAGCTGACCAATGACGAGGCATCCAACCTCGGCATGCCGCTGCCCGCCGGGACTCTGCGCGTCTACAAGCGCGACTCGGCCGGCAATGCCCAGTTCATCGGCGAGGATCGCATCGACCATACACCCAAGAACGAGACTTTCAAGGTATTGCTCGGACAATCCTTCGACGTCACCGCCAGCCGCAAACAGACGGAATTCACCAAGCGCTCTGGCAGCGGCCCCTGGCAGTATGAGTTCGACAGTGCGTTCGAGATCCTGGTCAAAAATGCCAAGTCAGAACCGGCCACTGTGACCTTGCAGGAGAGCCTCCCCGGCGACTGGAAAATCCTCGAAGAAAGCGCACCCCATCAAAAAGGCAATGCCCATACCGCAGTCTGGACGCTTGATGTGCCGGCAGAGGGCTCGACAACTTTGACGTATCGGGTACGGGTGCGGCTCTAG